The following proteins come from a genomic window of Pseudobdellovibrionaceae bacterium:
- a CDS encoding ABC transporter ATP-binding protein translates to MLEVKGLNKKYGSVHAVKDLSFKLEKGERLGFLGSNGAGKTTTMQIIAGALAPSSGVVTVGGYDVFENPQEVKKQIGYLPEIPPVYEDMRVLDYLKYVAQLKGITKASLALETEEVIGKTHLESVAGRYIQHLSKGFRQRVGLAQALLGNPPLLILDEPTVGLDPQQIIEIRELIQNLKGHSVLLSSHILSEVQNICTKAIIIKEGQIVLEDNIQDLIHKGSSSVVSLRLSGFTAQIETQLLNLPYVNHCSHKNNKTEVHLKNASNELLIELSKFLVNSKVGLIEQSLQDLKLENIFIELTK, encoded by the coding sequence ATGTTAGAGGTGAAAGGCTTAAATAAAAAATACGGCTCTGTTCATGCGGTTAAAGATTTATCTTTTAAATTAGAAAAAGGAGAGCGATTAGGCTTTTTAGGGTCTAATGGAGCTGGAAAAACCACAACCATGCAAATTATTGCAGGGGCATTGGCGCCGAGCTCTGGCGTGGTAACTGTGGGAGGCTATGATGTTTTTGAAAACCCACAAGAAGTAAAAAAGCAAATAGGCTACTTGCCCGAAATTCCTCCCGTGTATGAAGATATGCGTGTTTTGGATTACTTAAAATATGTTGCGCAGTTAAAGGGAATTACAAAAGCCAGCCTAGCTTTAGAGACCGAGGAAGTTATTGGAAAAACACACTTAGAGTCTGTTGCTGGCCGCTATATTCAACATTTATCAAAAGGATTTCGACAAAGGGTGGGCTTGGCTCAAGCTTTATTGGGCAACCCCCCGTTGTTAATTTTAGACGAGCCTACGGTAGGCTTAGACCCTCAGCAAATTATAGAAATCCGCGAATTGATTCAAAACTTAAAGGGGCATAGTGTTTTATTGTCTTCTCATATTTTAAGTGAAGTTCAAAATATTTGTACTAAAGCAATTATCATTAAAGAGGGGCAAATTGTTTTAGAAGATAACATTCAAGATTTAATTCATAAAGGTAGTTCTAGCGTTGTGTCTTTGCGTTTGTCGGGATTTACTGCACAAATAGAAACACAACTATTAAATTTACCTTATGTAAATCATTGTTCGCACAAAAATAATAAAACCGAAGTTCATTTAAAAAATGCTAGTAACGAGTTGTTAATAGAGCTTTCTAAATTTTTGGTTAACTCGAAAGTAGGGCTTATCGAACAAAGTTTGCAAGACTTAAAGTTAGAAAATATTTTTATAGAATTAACAAAGTAG
- a CDS encoding sigma-54-dependent Fis family transcriptional regulator: protein MKKRKILVVDDESSIRDFLNIMLTKEGYDVVCAEDGAQALSVYRKQSFDMVISDLQMPNMTGLELLKQLVKENSSVLFMVITAFGSMETAIEAMKLGAYDYLTKPFNIEEVQINLKKAFSAKDLEVENRFLRREVQQEYSFDNCIGDSEPMHQVFDLIKKVSPSQSNILIIGESGTGKEVVARAIHNNSLVSRAAFVPVNCGAIPSELIESEFFGHRKGAFTGAVSDKEGLFEAASGGTLFLDEVGELPLEMQAKLLRVLQEKEIRKVGSTENIKVDVRILSATNRDLLEMVKTGAFREDLFYRINVIEVSLPPLRSRGDDVILLANYALKKFAKKFDKSVSQLSAEAAEKLKKYRYPGNVRELENIIERIIAIESEPIILPEHLPPLLLELSQPEQLNVLKNFQFTSKGIFLDKVLDELEKELLVKALHLSNGVKKVAAKLLNITFRSMRYRLEKHLLEKDEKDEKELGTAS, encoded by the coding sequence ATGAAAAAAAGAAAAATTTTAGTTGTAGATGACGAATCTTCCATAAGAGATTTTTTAAACATTATGCTAACTAAAGAGGGCTATGATGTTGTTTGTGCAGAAGATGGTGCGCAAGCTCTATCGGTGTATAGAAAGCAATCTTTTGATATGGTAATTTCTGATTTACAAATGCCTAACATGACGGGGTTAGAATTATTAAAGCAATTGGTTAAAGAAAATAGTTCTGTGTTATTTATGGTAATTACCGCTTTTGGAAGTATGGAAACGGCTATTGAGGCTATGAAGCTTGGAGCCTACGATTATTTAACCAAGCCTTTTAATATTGAAGAGGTTCAGATAAATTTAAAAAAAGCCTTTAGTGCGAAAGATTTAGAAGTAGAAAATCGTTTTTTAAGAAGGGAAGTTCAGCAAGAGTATAGTTTTGATAATTGCATTGGTGACTCAGAGCCTATGCATCAGGTTTTTGACTTAATAAAAAAAGTATCTCCTTCGCAATCTAATATTTTAATTATAGGAGAAAGTGGAACAGGTAAAGAGGTAGTTGCTAGAGCAATTCACAACAATAGCCTTGTTAGTAGGGCCGCATTTGTTCCTGTAAACTGCGGAGCTATCCCTTCAGAGTTAATAGAGTCAGAGTTTTTTGGTCATAGAAAAGGCGCTTTTACAGGTGCAGTTTCTGATAAAGAGGGGTTGTTTGAGGCAGCCTCTGGAGGAACGCTGTTTTTAGATGAGGTGGGCGAATTACCCCTAGAAATGCAGGCGAAATTATTAAGAGTGCTGCAAGAAAAAGAAATTCGCAAAGTAGGGTCTACAGAAAATATAAAGGTAGATGTCAGAATTTTATCTGCTACGAATAGAGATTTGCTAGAAATGGTAAAGACAGGAGCTTTTCGTGAAGATTTATTTTATAGAATTAATGTGATTGAAGTATCGCTTCCTCCTCTGCGTAGCCGAGGTGATGATGTTATTTTATTGGCAAACTATGCGTTAAAAAAGTTTGCAAAGAAATTTGATAAGTCAGTGTCACAGCTAAGTGCCGAGGCAGCGGAAAAATTAAAAAAGTACCGCTATCCGGGAAATGTAAGAGAATTAGAAAATATTATTGAACGCATTATTGCAATAGAATCAGAGCCCATTATTTTGCCAGAGCACTTACCACCTTTATTATTAGAATTAAGCCAACCAGAGCAACTAAACGTTTTAAAAAATTTCCAATTTACTAGTAAAGGAATTTTTTTAGATAAAGTTTTAGATGAACTAGAAAAGGAACTTTTAGTTAAAGCATTACATTTGTCTAATGGAGTAAAAAAAGTAGCGGCCAAGCTATTAAACATTACCTTTCGCTCGATGCGCTATAGATTAGAGAAGCATCTTTTAGAAAAAGACGAAAAAGACGAAAAAGAATTAGGCACTGCTAGCTAA
- a CDS encoding type II secretion system F family protein: MNFNQGRKNSAKTNFVQSKERGKNKKGLNFNIGLDIKPKDLQIIVRQLSILIDAGVPLSEGLGTLSRSGRSQDLSDIIKKVKLSIDRGKTFSASLAEHPKVFDSIFVNLIKAGEEGGVLAKVLRNHAVFLEKSLKMQSAVKGAMVYPIAILCVAGIAITAILIFVIPTFASMFAGMGKDLPALTQMVLDFSGLIRTKGHLLILGMVAIGIMIKSLMNNQSSKKQIDAIVLEIPVLGNFLTKAIVAKSFRILSVLLEAGVDILRGLEIASSLVNNSIIKKIFTDAQKNITAGKPLYSAFENSPYLDIMVVDMMKTGEGTGRLDYMLGKICDFYDDELEIASETMLKMIEPILLVVLGGIVGFLVVAMYLPIFGMAGGAG; the protein is encoded by the coding sequence ATGAACTTCAATCAAGGTAGAAAAAACTCAGCAAAGACGAACTTTGTGCAAAGCAAAGAGCGGGGCAAAAACAAAAAAGGGTTAAACTTTAATATAGGTTTAGACATAAAGCCCAAAGATTTGCAAATTATTGTTCGTCAGTTATCTATTTTAATTGATGCGGGAGTTCCCTTATCAGAAGGTTTAGGAACGCTTTCTCGCTCTGGGCGTAGCCAAGATTTATCCGATATAATTAAAAAAGTAAAATTGTCTATTGATAGAGGAAAAACTTTTTCAGCATCTTTGGCAGAGCACCCAAAAGTTTTTGATTCTATTTTTGTAAATTTGATAAAGGCTGGTGAAGAAGGTGGAGTTTTAGCTAAAGTTCTACGCAACCACGCAGTGTTTTTAGAAAAATCTCTTAAAATGCAGTCTGCGGTAAAGGGGGCAATGGTATATCCTATTGCCATTTTGTGTGTAGCCGGAATAGCTATTACGGCTATTTTAATTTTTGTGATTCCCACCTTTGCTAGTATGTTTGCTGGTATGGGGAAAGATTTGCCAGCCCTTACTCAGATGGTATTAGATTTTAGTGGGCTTATACGCACAAAAGGACATCTGCTTATTTTGGGGATGGTTGCCATTGGTATAATGATAAAAAGCTTAATGAATAACCAGTCATCTAAAAAACAAATAGATGCGATTGTTTTAGAGATACCTGTTTTAGGAAATTTTTTAACCAAGGCTATTGTTGCTAAAAGTTTTCGTATATTGTCGGTTTTATTAGAGGCAGGTGTGGATATTCTTAGAGGGTTAGAGATAGCTTCAAGCCTAGTAAACAATAGTATAATTAAAAAAATTTTTACAGATGCCCAAAAAAACATTACAGCCGGAAAGCCGCTTTATTCTGCATTTGAAAACAGCCCTTATTTAGACATTATGGTAGTAGACATGATGAAAACCGGTGAAGGTACAGGCCGGCTAGATTATATGTTAGGAAAGATTTGTGATTTTTATGATGACGAATTAGAAATTGCATCCGAAACAATGTTAAAAATGATTGAACCAATTTTGCTAGTTGTGCTGGGTGGAATTGTAGGTTTCTTGGTAGTGGCTATGTATCTGCCGATTTTTGGTATGGCAGGGGGAGCTGGGTAA
- a CDS encoding PilT/PilU family type 4a pilus ATPase translates to MGTELALKDLLLKVLETGASDLHLSAGEKPSVRIEGQISSLGQMPVLSSDEIRALCYSLLSEKQQALFEENKNLDFSFGVKNLARFRVNLFFQKAQVGAVMRTIPHVIPDQSLLGLPLSINSLVNIPSGLVLISGPTGSGKSTTIATLIDKINKEQAKHIVTVEDPIEFYHFSQQSIVTQREVGSDVDDFSSALKYALRQDPDVCLIGELRDLETVEMGLRLAETGHLVFSTIHAGSAVDSLIRLIDSFPSNAQNKVRTQLSFVLKAVVNQQLVIDVSGKNTMATEMLFMNDGIKNLLRENKLHQIYSLMQLGQTETKMHTMNQSLLRLVQRGKLDMQRALYYSPNKKELQSLLLKAVA, encoded by the coding sequence GTGGGTACAGAATTAGCTTTAAAAGATTTATTGTTAAAAGTATTAGAAACAGGTGCTTCGGATTTGCATTTATCTGCAGGAGAAAAGCCGAGCGTTCGCATAGAAGGTCAAATCTCTTCTTTAGGCCAAATGCCTGTTTTGAGTTCTGATGAAATTAGAGCTTTATGTTACTCACTATTGTCAGAAAAGCAGCAAGCTCTTTTTGAAGAAAACAAAAATTTAGATTTTAGTTTTGGTGTTAAAAACTTGGCTCGCTTTCGTGTTAATCTTTTTTTTCAAAAAGCTCAGGTGGGAGCAGTGATGAGGACAATTCCTCATGTTATTCCTGATCAAAGTTTGTTAGGCTTACCACTGTCTATAAATAGTTTGGTGAACATACCTAGCGGATTAGTTTTAATATCTGGCCCCACGGGAAGTGGAAAAAGCACTACCATTGCTACTTTAATTGATAAAATTAATAAAGAACAGGCAAAGCATATTGTTACGGTAGAAGACCCCATTGAGTTTTACCATTTTTCTCAACAAAGCATTGTCACTCAAAGAGAGGTGGGTTCGGATGTTGATGATTTTTCTTCTGCCTTAAAATATGCTTTAAGACAAGACCCCGATGTATGCTTAATTGGAGAGTTAAGAGATTTAGAAACTGTAGAAATGGGGCTAAGACTTGCGGAAACTGGACATTTAGTATTTTCCACTATTCATGCAGGTAGTGCTGTAGATAGCCTTATTAGACTTATTGATTCTTTTCCGAGTAATGCACAAAATAAAGTGCGCACACAGCTAAGTTTTGTTTTAAAGGCTGTAGTTAATCAGCAGCTGGTTATAGATGTTTCGGGAAAAAATACAATGGCCACAGAAATGTTATTTATGAACGATGGTATTAAAAATTTGCTTCGAGAAAATAAGTTACATCAAATTTACTCTTTAATGCAGTTGGGCCAGACAGAAACCAAAATGCATACTATGAATCAGTCACTATTGCGCTTAGTTCAAAGAGGAAAATTAGACATGCAACGAGCGCTATACTACTCCCCTAATAAAAAAGAATTACAAAGTTTATTATTAAAAGCTGTGGCTTAA
- the tadA gene encoding Flp pilus assembly complex ATPase component TadA, with translation MSSNKNIALQLGEEISSDNNAKQGSLKTTKPQGFRFENLVGLGILSGFIKKKPKALEQIKLFLKKYHNINFVKLTAFAIKPELIKLIPEATYIKYQVVPVEKIGSMLVVAAVDLLPEKIKSSIAYTSGMKVSIILCEGAELTSYGQKLYGSTIVNKSSTATLEAEGKSLALDNAESIELDLKVDSNASESAVIKFISDIIQVAIMENVSDIHFEVYEKIFRVRYRKDGVLLEKVRPPKSIALAAVSRLKIISGMDISEKRKPQDGRLKAKSENGKVVDFRVSALPTLFGEKIVLRLLDKTNLQVDMTKLGFIPSQLEQFQKAVAKPQGIVLVTGPTGSGKTTTLYSAVQTLNTEEKNISTAENPVEFNFEGINQVQVNPAIGFNFSDALRAFLRQDPEIIMIGEIRDLETAEIAYKASSTGHLVLSTLHTNDAPSSVSRLLDMGIPGYIVADSTSVIVAQRLVRTNCKFCLVAEEVNEQVLLSVGVKEKNLNQFKNLKKGRGCVRCNQTGFSGRSAVFEVLEFTSVLKKALIEGVKGDAFKKIALAEGFISLRQHALEKLAKGITTVREVLRVTIGDDEESM, from the coding sequence ATGTCATCTAATAAAAACATAGCATTACAATTAGGCGAGGAAATTAGCTCGGATAATAATGCCAAACAAGGTAGTTTAAAAACTACTAAGCCTCAGGGTTTTAGGTTTGAAAACTTGGTGGGGCTAGGTATTCTTTCTGGCTTTATTAAAAAAAAGCCAAAAGCTCTTGAACAAATAAAACTTTTTTTAAAAAAATACCATAACATTAATTTTGTTAAACTTACCGCTTTTGCTATTAAACCAGAGTTAATAAAACTTATTCCCGAAGCTACTTATATTAAATACCAAGTGGTACCTGTGGAAAAAATAGGAAGTATGTTAGTGGTAGCCGCTGTGGATTTATTACCAGAGAAAATAAAATCTTCGATAGCATACACATCAGGGATGAAGGTAAGTATAATTTTATGCGAAGGGGCAGAGCTTACTTCTTATGGGCAAAAGTTATACGGATCGACCATTGTTAACAAATCTTCTACAGCCACATTAGAAGCAGAGGGAAAGAGTTTGGCTTTAGACAATGCCGAATCTATAGAGCTGGACTTAAAAGTAGATAGTAACGCTAGCGAAAGTGCGGTTATTAAATTTATTAGTGACATAATACAAGTAGCAATCATGGAAAATGTTTCAGATATTCATTTCGAAGTATATGAAAAAATTTTTAGAGTTCGTTACCGCAAAGATGGAGTGCTTTTAGAGAAAGTACGGCCACCTAAAAGTATTGCTTTGGCTGCGGTAAGCAGGCTTAAAATTATTTCTGGTATGGATATTTCTGAAAAGCGAAAACCGCAAGATGGTCGTCTAAAAGCAAAAAGTGAAAATGGCAAAGTGGTGGATTTTAGGGTTAGTGCATTGCCTACGCTTTTTGGTGAAAAAATTGTGTTGCGTTTATTAGACAAAACTAATTTGCAAGTAGATATGACTAAATTGGGGTTCATTCCAAGCCAGTTAGAACAATTTCAAAAGGCTGTTGCAAAGCCACAAGGGATTGTTTTGGTAACAGGTCCCACAGGAAGTGGTAAAACTACAACGCTATACTCTGCTGTGCAGACCTTAAACACAGAAGAAAAAAATATTTCCACAGCGGAAAACCCAGTGGAATTTAATTTTGAAGGAATTAATCAGGTACAGGTTAACCCAGCCATTGGGTTTAATTTTTCTGATGCACTAAGGGCTTTTTTAAGACAAGATCCAGAAATTATTATGATAGGGGAGATTCGTGATTTAGAAACAGCAGAAATTGCTTATAAAGCTTCTTCCACAGGACATTTAGTTTTGTCCACCTTGCACACTAACGATGCCCCTTCTTCGGTTAGCAGATTGTTAGACATGGGTATTCCTGGTTATATCGTTGCAGATTCTACTTCTGTAATTGTTGCCCAAAGGTTAGTAAGAACTAACTGCAAATTTTGCTTAGTTGCGGAAGAAGTTAATGAGCAAGTGCTATTAAGCGTTGGCGTAAAAGAAAAAAATTTAAATCAATTTAAAAATTTAAAAAAAGGCAGAGGTTGTGTTCGCTGTAATCAAACGGGTTTTTCAGGAAGAAGTGCCGTTTTTGAAGTTTTAGAATTTACCAGTGTTTTAAAAAAAGCTTTAATTGAAGGGGTTAAAGGGGATGCATTTAAAAAAATAGCTTTAGCAGAGGGTTTTATAAGTCTTAGGCAACATGCTTTAGAAAAGCTAGCTAAGGGAATTACTACGGTGAGGGAAGTGCTTAGAGTTACTATTGGGGATGACGAGGAGAGTATGTAG
- a CDS encoding L-threonylcarbamoyladenylate synthase: MQACITSYIQFLKQGKVIAFPTDTVWGLSVDACNTQAVDNLVRIKNRPADKRFSVLIPSVKSLSEHATLSNFEKNVVKEVWPGSFSIVCKAKNFGWASRLGSLDGTVAFRCINNDFVEKLLNQWEGVLITTSANVSGSSICNEASSIRKLNADIKICSHFNNFLQKLHIPSTVIKVKEDKIKVLRKSYQYKLLANIAFQNQWVLEA; encoded by the coding sequence ATGCAGGCGTGTATAACTAGTTACATTCAATTTTTAAAACAGGGAAAAGTTATTGCTTTTCCCACAGATACTGTTTGGGGGTTAAGCGTCGATGCCTGTAACACGCAGGCTGTGGACAACTTAGTTCGTATAAAAAACAGACCTGCAGATAAAAGGTTTAGCGTACTAATTCCCTCTGTAAAAAGCCTTAGTGAACATGCTACTTTGTCGAACTTTGAAAAAAATGTAGTTAAAGAAGTTTGGCCAGGTTCGTTTAGCATAGTATGCAAGGCTAAAAATTTTGGTTGGGCTAGTCGATTAGGTTCTTTAGATGGCACTGTTGCTTTTCGCTGTATTAATAATGACTTTGTTGAAAAATTATTAAATCAATGGGAGGGTGTGCTGATTACCACAAGCGCTAATGTTAGTGGGTCTTCAATTTGTAATGAAGCAAGCAGCATAAGAAAATTAAATGCAGACATTAAAATTTGTTCGCATTTTAATAATTTTTTGCAAAAACTACATATTCCAAGTACTGTGATTAAAGTGAAAGAGGATAAAATTAAAGTTTTAAGAAAATCTTATCAATATAAATTACTCGCTAATATTGCTTTTCAAAACCAGTGGGTTTTAGAGGCTTAG
- a CDS encoding DUF3108 domain-containing protein produces the protein MKSYFLFFIFLYINLPGVCKAKSKNFFYKEKYVYSVKYFNISVGEIHLNITKKSKKEIRFNMRLGTKKQLAWIYSLNQSLFAVISGQFLQLREWKNTKVVKKKSTYEHIRLLPPTRFFKKTQLVNFNKKKVAINKKLLSLKASKSVHSLWTAPWYIAAKPWKKKKTESIYLLYKKKIVAAKIKALSVKEVLVINKKIKVQKFSVYSDKEKAISLKVWVGRYKKNNIVSRFSFKLKRGHLQAKLKSYKKEQL, from the coding sequence ATGAAAAGTTATTTTTTATTTTTTATTTTTTTATATATAAACTTACCTGGAGTTTGCAAGGCAAAGAGTAAAAATTTTTTTTACAAAGAAAAATATGTTTATAGTGTAAAATATTTTAATATCAGCGTGGGCGAAATCCACCTTAATATTACTAAAAAAAGCAAAAAAGAAATTCGCTTTAACATGAGACTGGGTACAAAAAAACAACTAGCTTGGATCTACAGCCTAAACCAATCTCTTTTTGCCGTAATTAGCGGCCAATTTTTACAACTTAGGGAATGGAAAAATACTAAAGTAGTAAAGAAAAAAAGCACTTACGAGCATATACGATTGCTGCCACCTACAAGATTTTTTAAAAAAACACAGCTAGTTAATTTTAATAAAAAAAAAGTAGCCATTAATAAAAAATTGTTGTCCTTGAAGGCCAGCAAAAGCGTTCACAGTTTATGGACAGCCCCCTGGTATATTGCCGCCAAACCTTGGAAAAAGAAAAAAACCGAAAGCATATACCTTTTATATAAAAAAAAAATAGTTGCAGCTAAAATTAAGGCATTAAGCGTAAAAGAAGTTTTAGTTATAAATAAAAAAATAAAAGTACAAAAATTTTCTGTTTATTCAGACAAAGAAAAAGCAATATCTTTAAAGGTATGGGTTGGCCGATATAAAAAAAATAATATAGTTAGTAGATTTAGCTTTAAGTTAAAGCGCGGGCATTTACAGGCAAAATTAAAATCTTATAAAAAAGAGCAATTATAA
- the lpxK gene encoding tetraacyldisaccharide 4'-kinase translates to MLYFLSIIFKFFVCIKNYLYDNKYLKTLKLPVPVISVGNLSMGGAGKTPLVDYLVKYLLKNKKAPAILSRGYGRISKGIQLVNSSKKNAAAFFGDEAYMLYSKHNIHYAVGKNRWKAGKHLLNKERADCFVLDDAFQHRKIFRDINIVLLDVSQPKNFYQAFPKGRLRESYSSLKRADIILFTKVNLISQERLSQFKKNLSQKFCFKNILSCDVGYYLTDVVSGNGKKIDKSKPTVLLSGIANPSVFEKSVVKQNFLIQKHFMYKDHFLYTEKEVNSVLAYCLEHGINQVLCTEKDWHKLKEFLKWKDFLFYIKLEVQFVNNEDLFLSKVNGL, encoded by the coding sequence ATGCTATATTTTTTATCAATTATATTTAAGTTTTTTGTTTGTATAAAAAATTATTTATATGACAACAAATATTTAAAAACTTTAAAATTACCCGTACCAGTAATTAGCGTTGGAAATTTATCTATGGGAGGTGCGGGAAAAACCCCACTGGTGGATTACTTAGTAAAATACTTATTAAAAAATAAAAAAGCACCAGCCATTTTATCTAGAGGTTATGGCAGAATATCCAAGGGCATACAATTGGTAAACAGTAGCAAAAAAAATGCTGCGGCATTTTTTGGCGACGAAGCCTACATGTTATATTCTAAACATAATATTCACTATGCTGTGGGAAAAAATCGATGGAAGGCGGGCAAGCACTTATTGAATAAAGAAAGGGCGGATTGTTTTGTTTTAGACGACGCCTTTCAGCACAGAAAAATATTTAGAGACATTAATATTGTTTTACTAGATGTTAGTCAGCCTAAAAATTTTTATCAAGCATTTCCAAAAGGGCGATTAAGAGAAAGTTATTCTTCTTTAAAGCGAGCAGATATTATTTTGTTCACAAAAGTAAATTTAATATCACAAGAAAGGCTAAGCCAGTTTAAAAAAAACCTGAGCCAAAAATTTTGTTTTAAAAATATATTATCTTGCGATGTTGGTTATTACCTTACAGATGTTGTTTCGGGCAACGGCAAAAAAATAGACAAAAGCAAGCCCACAGTTTTACTGTCAGGAATTGCCAACCCTTCTGTGTTTGAAAAAAGTGTAGTAAAACAAAATTTTTTAATACAAAAACATTTTATGTACAAAGACCACTTTCTTTATACAGAAAAGGAGGTTAACTCTGTGCTTGCTTATTGCCTAGAGCACGGTATTAACCAAGTGCTCTGTACCGAAAAAGACTGGCATAAGTTAAAAGAATTTTTAAAATGGAAAGATTTTTTATTTTATATAAAATTAGAAGTCCAATTTGTAAACAATGAAGATTTATTTTTAAGCAAAGTTAACGGGTTATGA
- the lpxB gene encoding lipid-A-disaccharide synthase has protein sequence MSFTLFISAAEDSAHLYAEQLLDYLLIKEPGLKTFGLGSVEMEKKGFCSVFPAKRFSIMGITDIFKQYFFLKKAFAKLVKEIELQKPKVVLLIDYPGFNLRLAKACKKRNIPVVYFIPPKIWASRKNRIKDLKATCDKILSIFEFEKPFYKHFKEKFVYVGNPLVNTIPKNYLDKDTNQAIRQKYGFSSNAKVVGLLPGSRKSEIQYILPTQIQVVEQLYKKDPKLEFSIFLAPSIEKESVQEYLKNTSAPVSIVKAPSATVLRIPDFILCASGTATLYAALFLKPCVVMYKVHSLTMFIAQLILNKKLKFFSLPNLILNKPVFPEFIQKKMKTKEIVQYVENYLHSTALQKQTKEDLKHLKEILKEKQPIEEVGNILLNYK, from the coding sequence ATGAGTTTTACGCTTTTTATTTCTGCAGCCGAAGACTCTGCTCATTTATATGCCGAGCAACTGTTAGATTACTTATTAATCAAAGAACCAGGGCTAAAAACTTTTGGTTTGGGCAGCGTAGAAATGGAAAAAAAAGGTTTTTGTTCTGTGTTTCCTGCCAAGCGATTTTCTATTATGGGCATTACCGATATATTTAAACAGTATTTTTTTTTAAAAAAGGCTTTTGCTAAATTAGTAAAAGAAATAGAATTACAAAAACCAAAAGTAGTTTTGTTAATAGATTACCCAGGGTTTAATTTAAGGCTTGCTAAGGCTTGTAAAAAAAGAAATATACCAGTGGTTTACTTTATTCCTCCTAAAATTTGGGCTTCACGAAAAAATAGAATTAAAGATTTAAAGGCAACTTGCGATAAAATTTTGTCTATTTTTGAGTTTGAAAAACCTTTTTACAAACACTTTAAAGAAAAATTTGTATATGTAGGAAATCCTTTGGTAAATACTATTCCAAAAAATTATTTAGACAAAGATACCAATCAAGCTATTCGACAAAAATATGGATTTTCTTCTAATGCCAAAGTTGTTGGGCTGTTACCAGGCAGTAGAAAGAGCGAAATTCAATATATTTTACCTACTCAAATACAAGTTGTAGAGCAATTATATAAAAAGGACCCTAAATTAGAATTTAGTATTTTTTTAGCACCGTCTATAGAAAAAGAAAGTGTGCAAGAATATTTAAAAAACACAAGCGCCCCGGTTTCTATTGTAAAAGCCCCCTCTGCAACAGTTTTGCGAATTCCCGATTTTATCTTATGTGCTTCGGGCACAGCCACTCTTTATGCGGCTTTATTTTTAAAACCCTGTGTAGTTATGTATAAAGTACATAGTTTGACTATGTTTATAGCGCAACTTATTTTAAATAAAAAGTTAAAATTTTTCAGCCTTCCCAACTTAATTTTAAATAAACCGGTGTTTCCTGAATTTATACAAAAAAAAATGAAAACAAAAGAAATTGTACAATATGTAGAAAACTATCTACACTCGACAGCTTTACAAAAGCAAACAAAGGAAGATTTAAAGCACTTAAAAGAAATTTTAAAAGAAAAGCAACCCATTGAAGAGGTGGGCAACATTTTATTAAACTACAAGTAA
- the lpxA gene encoding acyl-ACP--UDP-N-acetylglucosamine O-acyltransferase produces MSTKIHLTAQVSSTAQLDEGVIIGPYSIIHDNVCIGKNTIIDSHVCVGSPSTEVSIGKNNHIFSSSMIGLPPQDLSYKQEKTKLSIGDNNTIRSFVTMDAGTAKDQGLTSVGNHNLIMAYVHIAHDCHIKDKVVLANLVQLAGHVKVDSQVVIGGGVLVAQKVRLGNLAYVAGDSSVNKDIAPFSIAAGRWASLRAVNKIGLERANFKQKDILELRSAFRSLLSGKQTQEEWLCQLEEKKDLSDSAKTLIQFVKSSALGLAR; encoded by the coding sequence ATGTCTACAAAAATTCACTTAACGGCTCAGGTTTCTTCAACTGCACAACTAGATGAAGGCGTAATAATAGGGCCTTATAGCATTATACACGACAATGTTTGCATTGGAAAAAACACTATAATAGATAGTCATGTTTGTGTTGGCTCCCCCTCTACAGAGGTAAGTATTGGAAAAAATAATCATATTTTTAGTAGCTCTATGATAGGGCTGCCTCCACAAGATTTAAGTTATAAACAAGAAAAAACCAAATTATCTATAGGGGACAATAATACTATTCGATCTTTTGTAACAATGGATGCGGGAACTGCAAAAGACCAAGGGCTTACTAGTGTTGGTAATCACAATTTAATTATGGCCTATGTGCACATAGCTCATGACTGTCACATTAAAGACAAGGTGGTGTTGGCAAATTTAGTTCAGCTAGCAGGTCATGTTAAAGTAGATAGCCAAGTGGTTATTGGGGGAGGAGTTTTAGTTGCTCAAAAGGTGCGCTTAGGAAACTTAGCCTATGTGGCAGGAGACAGTTCTGTGAACAAAGATATTGCGCCTTTTAGTATTGCCGCAGGAAGGTGGGCGAGTCTTAGAGCAGTAAACAAAATAGGCTTAGAAAGAGCAAACTTTAAACAAAAAGACATTTTAGAATTGCGCAGCGCCTTTCGTTCTTTGTTAAGTGGCAAGCAAACTCAAGAAGAGTGGCTTTGCCAATTAGAAGAAAAAAAAGATTTATCAGACAGTGCAAAAACTTTAATACAATTTGTAAAATCTTCTGCCTTGGGTTTAGCTCGATGA